In Comamonas sp. lk, the following proteins share a genomic window:
- a CDS encoding aspartate kinase yields the protein MALIVHKYGGTSMGSTERIRNVAKRVAKWARAGHQLVVVPSAMSGETNRLLGLASELAPSPAKNSYYRELDMLAATGEQASSALLAIALQAEGVESVSYAGWQVPVRTDSSFTKARIESIDDKRVRADLDAGRVVIVTGFQGIDPEGNITTLGRGGSDTSAVAVAAALKAAECLIYTDVDGVYTTDPRVVPAAKRLGTVSFEEMLEMASLGSKVLQIRSVEFAGKYKVPMRVLSSFTPWDIDLEEEAKSGTLITFEEDEKMEKAVVSGIAFNRGEAKISVLGVPDTPGVAAAILGPVADANIEVDVIIQNISKDGKTDFSFTVSQGDYQRAMDLLREKVVPALGASEVVGNPNIAKVSIVGIGMRSHVGVASTMFRTLSKESVNIQMISTSEIKTSVVIDEKYLELAVRALHTAFGLDKSE from the coding sequence ATGGCACTGATCGTTCATAAATACGGCGGCACATCGATGGGCTCGACAGAGCGCATTCGCAACGTTGCCAAGCGCGTGGCCAAATGGGCTCGGGCAGGTCACCAGTTGGTGGTCGTGCCCAGCGCCATGAGTGGCGAAACCAACCGTTTGCTGGGTTTGGCCAGCGAACTGGCTCCCAGCCCTGCCAAGAATTCGTACTACCGCGAACTCGATATGCTGGCCGCCACTGGCGAGCAAGCTTCGTCGGCTCTGCTGGCGATTGCTCTGCAGGCCGAAGGCGTGGAGTCGGTGAGCTATGCCGGCTGGCAAGTACCTGTGCGCACAGACAGCAGCTTTACCAAGGCGCGCATCGAGTCCATCGATGACAAGCGTGTGCGCGCTGATCTGGATGCTGGCCGTGTCGTCATCGTCACAGGCTTCCAGGGTATTGACCCCGAAGGCAATATCACCACGCTGGGGCGTGGCGGCTCCGACACTTCCGCTGTGGCTGTGGCTGCTGCGTTGAAGGCGGCCGAGTGCCTGATCTACACCGATGTGGATGGCGTCTACACCACCGACCCCCGCGTGGTGCCTGCTGCCAAGCGTCTGGGTACGGTGAGCTTTGAGGAAATGTTGGAAATGGCCAGCCTGGGCTCCAAGGTGCTGCAGATCCGCTCCGTCGAATTCGCCGGCAAATACAAGGTGCCCATGCGCGTGCTCTCCAGCTTCACGCCCTGGGACATCGATCTGGAAGAAGAAGCCAAGTCCGGCACGCTGATTACTTTTGAGGAAGACGAAAAAATGGAAAAGGCAGTCGTATCCGGCATCGCTTTCAACCGTGGTGAAGCCAAGATCTCCGTGCTGGGTGTGCCCGATACCCCTGGTGTGGCGGCTGCCATCCTGGGTCCGGTCGCTGATGCCAACATCGAAGTCGATGTGATCATTCAGAACATCTCCAAAGACGGCAAGACCGACTTCTCCTTCACTGTCAGCCAGGGCGACTACCAACGTGCCATGGATCTGCTGCGTGAAAAAGTGGTTCCTGCTCTGGGTGCAAGCGAAGTGGTGGGCAATCCCAACATCGCCAAGGTCAGCATTGTTGGCATCGGCATGCGCAGCCATGTGGGCGTGGCATCCACCATGTTCCGTACGCTGAGCAAGGAAAGCGTGAACATCCAGATGATCTCCACTTCCGAGATCAAGACCTCTGTTGTCATTGATGAGAAGTACCTGGAACTGGCCGTGCGCGCACTGCACACAGCCTTCGGTTTGGACAAGAGCGAATAA
- a CDS encoding DNA/RNA non-specific endonuclease yields MLSLSSLACNAKTPLSTATASQAGIKNPSSSTQGFSQCPQFFANGKPPALNEQPKLRALCYDAFAILHSGQTKTPVFVAQRLNRELVDDADEKRTNKFFTDARLPRNERAELDDYKRSGYSRGHMAPAGDMPTAQAMAQSFSLANMVPQSSKQNSGPWARIEKDTRSYAQRARGDVFVITGPVFAADAASVGGNQVHVPTFLYKLVYDAQTHRAWAHWQANDDAARVSQPISYEELVRRTGIEFLPGTALQTSAPLQQAAKEGDARIQQR; encoded by the coding sequence CTGCTCTCGCTCAGCAGCCTGGCCTGCAACGCCAAGACGCCACTCAGCACGGCCACAGCCAGCCAGGCGGGCATCAAAAACCCTTCCAGCAGCACCCAAGGCTTTAGCCAGTGCCCGCAATTCTTTGCGAACGGCAAGCCTCCTGCATTGAACGAGCAGCCAAAATTGCGTGCGCTTTGTTATGACGCTTTTGCCATACTGCATAGCGGCCAGACCAAGACCCCGGTCTTCGTTGCCCAACGCCTGAACCGGGAACTGGTGGATGATGCCGACGAGAAGCGCACCAACAAGTTTTTTACCGATGCCCGCCTGCCTCGCAATGAGCGCGCCGAGCTCGATGACTACAAACGTTCAGGCTACTCCCGCGGCCACATGGCCCCAGCGGGCGACATGCCCACAGCCCAGGCCATGGCCCAAAGCTTTTCGCTGGCCAATATGGTGCCCCAGTCCAGCAAGCAAAATTCGGGCCCCTGGGCTCGCATTGAAAAAGATACGCGCAGCTACGCCCAACGTGCCCGGGGCGATGTCTTCGTCATCACCGGCCCCGTATTTGCCGCCGATGCCGCCAGCGTGGGTGGCAACCAGGTGCATGTTCCCACCTTTCTGTACAAGCTGGTCTATGACGCCCAGACCCATCGCGCCTGGGCTCACTGGCAAGCCAATGATGACGCGGCCCGCGTCAGCCAGCCCATCAGCTATGAAGAACTGGTGCGCCGCACCGGCATTGAATTTCTGCCGGGTACCGCATTGCAAACCTCGGCGCCCTTGCAGCAGGCTGCCAAGGAAGGTGACGCTCGCATTCAACAGCGCTGA
- the cysS gene encoding cysteine--tRNA ligase: MSLRIYNTLSRALEAFSPLEPGHVRMYVCGMTVYDLCHLGHARSMVAFDVVQRWLRASGLKVTYVRNITDIDDKIIKRAVESGETIRNLTDRMIDALHQDADALGIARPDFEPRATEYVPQMLSMIGTLQSKGLAYQAGNGDVNYAVRKFKGYGKLSGKSLDELNAGERVAVADGKHDPLDFVLWKSSKVDEPADVKWVSPFGEGRPGWHIECSAMGCALLGESFDIHGGGADLQFPHHENEIAQSEGATGKPFAQTWMHNGFINVDNEKMSKSLGNFFTIRDVLKEYDAETVRFFVVRSHYRSPLNYSNVHLDDARGALKRLYTALSLVAPAEVQIDWTEPHAARFKAAMDEDFGTPEAVAVLFELAAEVNRSQSSQVAGLLKALGGVLGLLQDVPQNFLQAGAAGVDAAAIEAQIAARAEAKAAKNWAEADRIRKALLEQGIVLKDSAAGTTWEAAPKG, translated from the coding sequence ATGAGTTTGCGTATCTACAACACGCTGTCGCGTGCATTGGAAGCGTTTTCGCCGCTGGAACCTGGCCATGTGCGCATGTACGTCTGCGGTATGACCGTCTACGACCTGTGTCATCTGGGTCATGCGCGTTCCATGGTCGCGTTCGACGTGGTGCAGCGCTGGCTGCGTGCCAGTGGCCTGAAGGTCACCTATGTGCGCAACATCACCGACATCGACGACAAGATCATCAAGCGCGCGGTGGAAAGCGGCGAAACGATCCGCAATCTGACCGACCGCATGATCGACGCCCTGCACCAGGATGCTGATGCCCTGGGCATTGCGCGTCCCGATTTCGAGCCTCGCGCTACGGAATACGTGCCGCAGATGCTGAGCATGATCGGCACGCTGCAGAGCAAGGGTCTGGCTTATCAGGCGGGCAACGGCGATGTGAACTATGCGGTGCGCAAGTTCAAGGGCTACGGCAAGCTCTCGGGCAAGTCGCTGGACGAGTTGAACGCCGGTGAGCGCGTGGCCGTGGCCGATGGCAAGCACGATCCCCTGGATTTCGTGCTGTGGAAGTCCTCCAAGGTGGATGAACCTGCCGATGTGAAATGGGTCAGTCCCTTTGGCGAAGGCCGCCCCGGCTGGCATATCGAATGCTCGGCCATGGGCTGCGCCTTGCTGGGCGAGAGCTTCGACATCCATGGCGGTGGCGCGGATCTGCAGTTTCCCCATCACGAAAACGAAATTGCCCAGAGCGAAGGAGCCACCGGCAAGCCGTTTGCCCAGACCTGGATGCACAACGGCTTCATCAATGTGGACAACGAGAAGATGTCCAAGTCCTTGGGCAACTTCTTCACCATCCGTGATGTGCTCAAGGAATACGACGCAGAAACCGTGCGTTTCTTCGTGGTGCGCAGCCATTACCGCAGCCCGCTGAACTATTCCAATGTGCATCTTGACGATGCGCGTGGAGCGCTCAAGCGCCTGTACACCGCGCTGAGCCTGGTGGCGCCTGCCGAGGTGCAGATTGATTGGACCGAGCCCCATGCCGCGCGCTTCAAGGCTGCGATGGATGAGGATTTCGGTACGCCCGAAGCGGTGGCCGTGCTGTTCGAGCTGGCTGCCGAGGTCAATCGCAGCCAGTCGTCGCAAGTGGCGGGACTGCTGAAGGCGCTGGGTGGCGTGCTGGGTCTGCTGCAGGACGTGCCTCAGAACTTTCTGCAAGCCGGTGCTGCCGGCGTCGATGCTGCAGCCATCGAGGCGCAGATTGCCGCCCGTGCCGAGGCCAAGGCGGCCAAGAACTGGGCCGAGGCCGATCGCATTCGCAAGGCTTTGCTGGAGCAGGGCATTGTGCTCAAGGACTCGGCAGCGGGCACCACCTGGGAGGCGGCCCCCAAAGGCTGA
- a CDS encoding tetratricopeptide repeat protein: protein MPVSNLFRSAARLLALSAALAAGSAYADDYSDIAQLLKSGKTQQALQKADAYLAKNARDPQMRFLRAIALTNDGKTEEAVTALRQLTEEYPELPEPYNNLAVIYARQGELDKARSALEAAVRNNPDYAIAHENLGDIYARLAYQSYAQAQAKGGRVKDVRPKMTLLQQLLQPATSVAPAVEKAPAASK from the coding sequence ATGCCCGTAAGCAACTTGTTTCGCTCGGCAGCTCGTCTGCTGGCCCTGTCGGCCGCACTGGCCGCTGGCAGCGCCTACGCAGACGATTACTCCGATATTGCCCAGTTGCTCAAGAGCGGAAAAACACAGCAGGCATTGCAAAAAGCCGATGCCTATCTGGCCAAGAATGCCCGCGACCCGCAAATGCGCTTTCTGCGCGCCATTGCGCTGACCAACGACGGCAAGACCGAAGAGGCGGTCACCGCCCTGCGCCAGCTGACCGAGGAATATCCCGAACTACCCGAACCCTACAACAACCTGGCCGTGATCTACGCCCGCCAGGGCGAGCTGGACAAGGCCCGCAGCGCGCTGGAAGCGGCCGTGCGCAACAACCCGGACTATGCAATAGCCCATGAAAATCTGGGCGATATCTATGCTCGCTTGGCCTATCAGTCCTACGCCCAGGCCCAGGCCAAGGGCGGCCGCGTCAAAGACGTGCGCCCCAAGATGACGCTGCTGCAGCAATTGCTGCAACCAGCAACATCTGTGGCACCCGCAGTTGAAAAAGCGCCTGCTGCCAGCAAATAA
- a CDS encoding RNA-binding S4 domain-containing protein, whose amino-acid sequence MSEIESMRLDKWLWCARFYKTRSLAVEEIGRGRVTVNGSNAKASREIRVGDRIHLKQGNIPKEVLVRGLSGMRGPAPVAQQLYEETAQSIAIREQLAEQRRLAPEPAEALAALHTGRPTKRDRREIDRARQDNSERWGDRWSASIDD is encoded by the coding sequence ATGAGTGAAATCGAATCCATGCGCTTGGACAAATGGCTGTGGTGCGCGCGCTTTTACAAGACGCGCAGCTTGGCTGTGGAAGAAATCGGCAGGGGCCGCGTGACCGTCAACGGCTCCAACGCCAAGGCCTCGCGCGAGATACGCGTGGGCGACCGCATTCATCTCAAGCAAGGCAATATTCCCAAGGAAGTGCTGGTGCGCGGGCTCAGCGGCATGCGCGGCCCGGCCCCCGTGGCCCAGCAGCTTTATGAGGAAACCGCCCAGAGCATTGCCATACGCGAGCAACTGGCTGAACAGCGGCGCCTGGCCCCTGAACCCGCAGAGGCTTTGGCTGCTCTGCATACCGGCCGTCCCACCAAGCGCGATCGCCGTGAGATTGACCGTGCGCGCCAGGACAACAGCGAGCGCTGGGGCGACCGCTGGAGCGCATCCATCGATGATTGA
- a CDS encoding 16S rRNA pseudouridine(516) synthase produces the protein MQLQDMLYSQGFGIRRVCSGLVQQGWVELWNPESKAWEQVLDSTLDIEPEGLRFKVQGVEWEYHALGYVLLHKPAGTECSQKPSAHPSIYSLLPAPLRLRPNKGAIQGVQAVGRLDQDTTGLLLLSDDGQFIHRMSSPKKHVAKVYRVTCKHPLDASQVQRLLDGVVLDDDPKPVKAAACEQVDEHVLDLTLTEGKYHQVKRMLAAVGNRVEGLHRWKMGELELPADLAPGQWRWLTAEDLAKLKPAK, from the coding sequence ATGCAATTGCAGGACATGTTGTATTCCCAAGGTTTTGGTATCCGTCGCGTGTGCTCTGGTCTGGTGCAGCAGGGCTGGGTAGAGCTGTGGAACCCCGAGAGCAAGGCTTGGGAGCAGGTTCTGGACTCCACTCTGGATATCGAACCTGAGGGGCTGCGCTTCAAAGTGCAAGGCGTGGAGTGGGAATATCACGCACTCGGTTATGTGCTGCTGCATAAGCCTGCTGGTACAGAGTGTTCGCAAAAGCCGTCGGCCCACCCTAGCATTTACTCCTTGCTGCCAGCACCGCTGCGCCTGCGCCCCAACAAAGGGGCAATTCAAGGCGTGCAGGCGGTTGGTCGACTGGATCAGGATACGACGGGCTTGCTTTTGCTCAGCGATGATGGCCAGTTCATTCACCGTATGTCGTCACCCAAAAAGCATGTGGCCAAGGTGTACCGCGTGACTTGCAAGCATCCGCTGGATGCCAGTCAGGTACAGCGTCTGCTGGATGGTGTGGTGCTTGATGATGATCCCAAGCCCGTGAAGGCTGCGGCGTGCGAGCAGGTGGATGAACATGTACTGGACCTGACTTTGACCGAAGGCAAATACCATCAGGTCAAGCGCATGCTGGCTGCTGTGGGCAACCGGGTGGAAGGCCTGCATCGCTGGAAGATGGGCGAGCTGGAATTGCCTGCCGATCTGGCGCCTGGGCAGTGGCGTTGGCTGACGGCCGAAGATCTAGCCAAGCTCAAGCCTGCCAAGTGA
- a CDS encoding acetyl-CoA carboxylase carboxyltransferase subunit alpha — MAKKNFLDFEQPIAELETKIEELRYVQTESAVDISEEIEQLSKKSLQLTKDIYSDLSPWQITKIARHIERPYTLDYVRECFTDFVEMHGDRHFSDDQSIVGGLARFNGMPCMILGHQKGRDTKERTLRNFGMTRPEGYRKALRLMKTAEKFKLPVFTFVDTPGAFPGIDAEERGQSEAIGRNIYEMAQLQTPIITTIIGEGGSGGALAIAVADQVLMLQYSVYSVISPEGCASILWKTGEKAQDAADAMGITAHRLKALGLVDKIVSEPVGGAHRDPKQMGAFLKRALGDAYRQLADLKPKELQDRRYDRISSYGRFADTKAENR, encoded by the coding sequence TTGGCGAAAAAGAACTTTCTGGATTTTGAGCAACCCATTGCCGAACTCGAAACCAAAATTGAAGAACTGCGTTATGTGCAGACCGAAAGCGCAGTCGATATCTCGGAAGAGATCGAGCAGCTCAGCAAGAAAAGCCTGCAGCTGACCAAGGACATTTACAGTGATCTGAGCCCTTGGCAGATCACCAAGATTGCCCGTCACATCGAACGTCCCTACACGCTGGACTACGTGCGCGAGTGCTTTACCGACTTTGTCGAAATGCACGGCGATCGCCATTTCTCGGATGACCAGTCCATCGTCGGCGGCCTGGCGCGCTTCAACGGCATGCCCTGCATGATCCTGGGTCATCAAAAAGGCCGTGATACCAAGGAGCGCACGCTGCGCAACTTCGGCATGACACGTCCCGAAGGCTATCGCAAGGCCTTGCGTCTGATGAAGACGGCCGAGAAGTTCAAGCTGCCCGTATTCACCTTTGTGGATACGCCCGGCGCCTTCCCTGGCATTGACGCCGAAGAGCGCGGTCAGTCCGAGGCCATTGGTCGCAACATCTACGAGATGGCCCAGCTGCAAACCCCCATCATCACCACCATCATCGGTGAAGGTGGTTCGGGCGGCGCGCTGGCCATTGCCGTGGCCGACCAGGTGCTGATGCTGCAGTACTCCGTGTATTCCGTGATCAGCCCCGAAGGCTGCGCTTCCATCTTGTGGAAGACGGGCGAGAAGGCTCAGGATGCGGCCGATGCCATGGGTATTACCGCGCACCGCCTGAAGGCCTTGGGTCTGGTGGATAAGATTGTGAGCGAGCCCGTGGGTGGCGCACACCGCGATCCTAAGCAAATGGGTGCCTTCCTCAAACGTGCCCTGGGCGATGCCTACCGTCAGCTGGCCGACTTGAAGCCCAAGGAGCTGCAGGATCGTCGCTACGATCGTATCTCCAGCTACGGCCGCTTTGCCGACACCAAGGCTGAGAACCGCTGA
- a CDS encoding peptidylprolyl isomerase — protein sequence MLNTTQKTRRNTTLTLAAIALTASIFAVPALAQTQPKVQLKTSMGDIVVELNEAKAPKTVANFLQYVRDKHYEGTVFHRVMDGFMIQGGGMDANMKEKPTRAPAPLEAGNGLKNDKYTIAMARTGDPNSATSQFFINVVNNDMLNAPKPDGYGYTVFGKVIKGTEVVDKIRAVPTGNRGMHQNVPTSPVTIVSVIEIK from the coding sequence ATGTTGAACACCACTCAAAAAACACGCAGAAATACCACGCTAACGCTTGCAGCAATTGCACTTACCGCTAGTATTTTCGCAGTCCCCGCTCTGGCCCAGACCCAGCCCAAGGTGCAGCTCAAGACCAGCATGGGCGACATCGTGGTGGAGCTCAACGAAGCCAAGGCTCCCAAGACGGTGGCGAATTTTCTGCAGTACGTGCGCGACAAGCACTATGAAGGCACGGTGTTTCACCGCGTGATGGATGGCTTCATGATTCAAGGCGGCGGCATGGACGCCAACATGAAGGAAAAACCGACCCGCGCCCCCGCGCCGCTGGAGGCCGGCAACGGCCTGAAGAACGACAAATACACCATTGCCATGGCGCGTACCGGCGACCCCAACTCGGCCACCTCGCAGTTCTTCATCAATGTGGTGAACAACGACATGCTCAACGCGCCCAAGCCCGACGGCTATGGCTACACCGTGTTCGGCAAAGTGATCAAGGGCACGGAAGTCGTGGACAAAATCCGTGCCGTGCCTACGGGCAACCGCGGCATGCACCAAAATGTGCCTACTTCGCCGGTGACAATTGTCTCGGTCATCGAAATCAAATAA
- a CDS encoding DNA-3-methyladenine glycosylase, with product MSAAKHLDTMEFEQLPLVADLPVPMGPAAPLPVMPLGTAAGKTAPVPAASAATPNVAAKAAAASKIHLTLPEGVPAYWADACRQLMRRDRVLKRLIPQISNQALLPREQSRDEAFATLARSVVGQQIAAKSAKTLWNKFGKLPAQMTPELVLKLKVDDMRAAGLSARKVDYLVDLALHFTENRLHQDEWNEMGDELIVAELMAIRGVSRWTAENFLIYYLRRPNVLPLDDAGLIKGISQNYFSGDPVSRSDAREVAEAWKPWCTVATWYIWRSLEAQPVA from the coding sequence ATGAGCGCCGCCAAGCATCTGGACACCATGGAGTTCGAACAGCTGCCCCTGGTGGCTGATCTACCCGTGCCCATGGGGCCTGCGGCTCCGCTGCCGGTCATGCCTTTGGGTACCGCTGCGGGCAAGACTGCGCCCGTGCCGGCAGCTTCGGCAGCGACTCCGAATGTCGCGGCCAAGGCGGCCGCAGCATCCAAGATTCATCTGACCTTGCCCGAAGGCGTGCCGGCTTACTGGGCCGATGCCTGCCGTCAGCTGATGCGGCGCGACCGGGTGCTCAAACGCCTGATTCCGCAAATCAGCAACCAGGCGCTGCTGCCGCGCGAGCAAAGCCGCGATGAGGCGTTTGCCACGCTGGCGCGTTCGGTGGTCGGACAGCAGATTGCGGCCAAATCGGCCAAGACGCTGTGGAATAAATTTGGCAAATTGCCTGCGCAGATGACGCCTGAGCTGGTGCTCAAGCTCAAGGTGGACGATATGCGTGCGGCCGGTCTGTCGGCGCGCAAGGTGGACTATCTGGTCGATCTGGCGCTGCACTTCACTGAAAACCGTCTGCACCAGGATGAGTGGAATGAGATGGGTGACGAGCTCATCGTGGCCGAGCTTATGGCGATCCGTGGCGTCAGCCGCTGGACGGCCGAGAATTTCCTCATCTATTACCTGCGGCGGCCCAATGTGCTGCCGCTCGATGATGCCGGTTTGATCAAGGGCATCTCTCAGAATTATTTTTCGGGTGATCCTGTCAGTCGCAGCGATGCCCGCGAAGTAGCCGAGGCTTGGAAGCCGTGGTGCACGGTGGCAACTTGGTATATTTGGCGCTCGCTTGAGGCGCAGCCTGTGGCTTGA
- the tilS gene encoding tRNA lysidine(34) synthetase TilS: MCDFHPPLPVAVGFSGGADSTALLLSCAERWPGQVRAIHVHHGLQTAADGFQAQCEKLCAAHAIPLKVCAIDARHAPGQSPEDAARQGRYEALIHAAQQAWTDAQGQPLLPVQSMALAQHADDQVETLLLALSRGSGVAGLAAMPSRWQRAGLEWFRPLLTVRGQALRDWLALRAQDWVEDPSNTDIGYTRNRIRAQLLPVLEQAFPQFRATFARSSAHCAQAAQLMEEVAVADLVTVGVPPRIKDLQSLSQARQANVLRHWLRSVHATTPTAAQLSELMAQLGVCTTRGHRIHIKVGRGYVERQGLVLDWYNF; encoded by the coding sequence ATGTGTGACTTCCATCCGCCCTTGCCTGTGGCGGTGGGCTTTAGTGGTGGCGCTGATTCCACGGCCTTGTTACTGAGCTGTGCCGAGCGCTGGCCTGGGCAGGTGAGGGCGATTCATGTGCATCACGGCCTGCAAACCGCTGCGGACGGTTTTCAGGCCCAGTGCGAAAAGCTGTGTGCTGCACATGCCATTCCGCTCAAGGTCTGTGCCATCGATGCGCGCCATGCCCCCGGCCAAAGCCCAGAAGATGCGGCGCGCCAAGGGCGTTACGAGGCTTTGATTCATGCGGCTCAGCAAGCCTGGACTGATGCGCAGGGACAGCCACTTTTACCCGTGCAATCCATGGCTCTGGCCCAGCATGCGGATGATCAGGTGGAGACCTTGCTGCTGGCGCTCTCGCGTGGTTCCGGCGTAGCGGGGCTGGCCGCCATGCCCTCACGCTGGCAGCGTGCGGGGCTGGAATGGTTCAGGCCATTGCTGACAGTGCGGGGCCAGGCTTTGCGTGACTGGCTCGCGCTGCGTGCCCAGGATTGGGTTGAAGACCCGAGCAACACCGATATTGGCTACACGCGCAATCGCATCCGGGCCCAGTTGCTGCCGGTGCTGGAGCAAGCCTTTCCCCAGTTTCGTGCCACGTTTGCACGCAGTAGCGCCCATTGCGCACAGGCGGCTCAGCTGATGGAAGAGGTGGCGGTGGCCGACCTGGTGACGGTTGGAGTGCCGCCACGCATCAAGGATTTGCAGTCGCTCAGCCAGGCACGCCAAGCCAATGTTCTGCGCCATTGGTTGCGCAGCGTACATGCCACAACGCCTACGGCGGCGCAGCTTTCCGAGCTCATGGCGCAGCTGGGCGTTTGCACTACGCGAGGGCACCGTATCCATATCAAGGTGGGGCGTGGCTATGTTGAACGTCAGGGGCTTGTGCTCGATTGGTACAATTTCTAG
- a CDS encoding UDP-2,3-diacylglucosamine diphosphatase: protein MTESSDPRTTAPELAKLQGAPTWRTVDFISDLHLQPSEPQTVQAWRDYLVRTTADAVFILGDLFEVWVGDDALHESGSFEAECAAVLRAAAQKRPLFFMVGNRDFLVGEEFLRQSGMTDLADPTVLQWAGPPILLSHGDALCLDDVEYQQFRALSRSAAWRQQVLAQPLAARRALGKSARSESEMRKQSGAPYADADAAMTTTWMQAADAPWFIHGHTHQPADHALGNDQWRIVLSDWHIDEHTQRAEVLRATPEGWQRLAPDQA, encoded by the coding sequence ATGACTGAATCTTCAGACCCCCGCACTACCGCGCCTGAGTTGGCAAAGCTGCAAGGCGCGCCGACCTGGCGCACGGTCGATTTCATTTCAGACCTGCACCTGCAACCTTCGGAGCCGCAGACAGTGCAAGCCTGGCGCGACTATCTGGTGCGCACCACGGCCGATGCCGTCTTCATTCTGGGCGACCTGTTCGAAGTCTGGGTGGGCGACGACGCCCTGCATGAAAGCGGCAGTTTCGAAGCCGAATGTGCGGCCGTGCTGCGCGCGGCGGCTCAGAAACGCCCGCTGTTCTTCATGGTCGGCAACCGCGACTTTCTGGTGGGCGAGGAATTTCTGCGCCAAAGCGGCATGACGGACCTTGCCGACCCGACCGTGCTGCAGTGGGCCGGCCCGCCCATCCTGCTCAGCCATGGCGATGCGCTATGCCTTGATGATGTGGAGTACCAGCAGTTCCGCGCCCTCTCGCGCTCTGCCGCCTGGCGGCAACAGGTGCTGGCCCAGCCGCTGGCCGCGCGCCGCGCTCTGGGCAAATCTGCCCGCAGCGAAAGCGAGATGCGCAAACAGTCTGGCGCGCCCTATGCCGATGCCGATGCGGCCATGACCACCACCTGGATGCAGGCCGCCGATGCGCCCTGGTTCATACACGGCCATACACATCAGCCTGCAGACCATGCTCTGGGCAACGACCAGTGGCGCATTGTGCTCAGCGACTGGCATATCGACGAGCACACGCAGCGCGCCGAAGTGCTGCGCGCGACGCCAGAAGGCTGGCAACGACTGGCGCCCGATCAGGCTTGA
- a CDS encoding peptidylprolyl isomerase — protein sequence MSNPQVELHITINVAETATPGVITIELDAVNAPKSTENFLNYVNSGFYNGTVFHRVIKNFMIQGGGMTADMKQKETQAPIENEAKNGLKNDKYTLAMARTSDPHSATGQFFINTVDNGFLNHTSPTPQGWGYAVFGKVVKGEEVVDAIKKVRTTRKGFHDDVPFDAVVIDKAVAL from the coding sequence ATGAGCAATCCCCAAGTCGAACTGCACATCACCATCAACGTGGCTGAAACCGCCACTCCCGGCGTCATCACCATCGAGCTGGACGCCGTGAACGCACCCAAGTCCACCGAAAACTTCCTGAACTACGTGAACAGCGGCTTCTACAACGGCACCGTGTTCCACCGCGTGATCAAGAACTTCATGATCCAGGGCGGCGGCATGACGGCTGACATGAAGCAAAAGGAAACCCAGGCGCCTATCGAGAACGAAGCCAAGAACGGCCTCAAGAACGACAAGTACACCTTGGCCATGGCTCGCACCAGCGACCCACACAGCGCTACAGGCCAGTTCTTCATCAACACGGTGGACAACGGTTTCCTGAACCACACCTCGCCCACTCCCCAAGGCTGGGGCTATGCCGTGTTCGGCAAGGTCGTCAAGGGTGAAGAAGTGGTCGACGCCATCAAGAAGGTGCGCACCACTCGCAAGGGCTTCCACGACGACGTGCCTTTCGACGCCGTGGTGATCGACAAGGCTGTGGCCCTGTAA